A window of the Anaerolineae bacterium genome harbors these coding sequences:
- the rpsJ gene encoding 30S ribosomal protein S10 — MAKQKIRIRLKAYDHRVLDQSARRIVETAERTGARVVGPVPLPTRIERFTVRRSTFIDKDSHEHFEIRTHKRLIDVLDPDSKTIDTLMRLNLPAGVDIEIKI, encoded by the coding sequence ATGGCCAAGCAGAAAATTCGTATCCGCCTGAAGGCGTATGACCACCGGGTGCTGGATCAATCAGCGCGGCGCATTGTCGAGACGGCAGAGCGCACCGGCGCGCGGGTCGTGGGGCCGGTCCCCTTGCCTACCCGCATCGAGCGCTTTACCGTGCGCCGTTCCACCTTCATCGACAAGGACTCGCACGAGCACTTCGAGATCCGAACGCATAAGCGCCTGATTGACGTCCTGGACCCGGACAGCAAGACGATCGATACCCTGATGCGGCTCAACCTGCCAGCAGGGGTGGATATCGAGATCAAGATTTAG
- the rplB gene encoding 50S ribosomal protein L2 → MPVKTYKPTSPGRRDMTGYTFEEITRSKPEKTLLEELKKRAGRNNQGRVTVRHRGGGHKRRYRIIDFKRNKFDCAAEVVSIEYDPNRSARIALLRYEDGELRYIIAPLGLQVGDRVQNGPNAEIRNGNALPLRNIPVGTVVHNIEFQPGRGGQMARAAGTSAQLQAKEGAYVTLRLPSGEMRLVSQECMATIGQVGNTDHGNIKLGKAGRKRWLGWRPTVRGSAMDPNSHPHGGGEGRSPVGMPGPKTPWGKPARGAKTRRNKATDKYIVRRRGSKRR, encoded by the coding sequence ATGCCAGTCAAGACGTATAAGCCCACATCCCCCGGCCGGCGTGACATGACGGGCTACACCTTCGAGGAAATCACCCGGAGCAAGCCCGAAAAGACGCTGCTGGAGGAGCTGAAGAAGCGCGCCGGGCGCAACAACCAGGGGCGCGTCACCGTGCGGCATCGGGGCGGCGGGCACAAGCGCCGCTATCGCATCATCGACTTCAAGCGCAACAAGTTCGATTGCGCGGCGGAAGTGGTGTCGATCGAGTACGACCCGAATCGCTCGGCCCGGATCGCCCTGCTGCGCTACGAAGACGGCGAACTGCGTTACATCATCGCGCCGCTGGGGCTGCAGGTCGGCGACCGGGTGCAGAACGGCCCAAACGCCGAGATTCGCAACGGCAACGCCCTGCCACTGCGCAATATCCCGGTCGGCACGGTCGTTCACAACATTGAGTTCCAGCCGGGGCGCGGCGGGCAGATGGCCCGCGCCGCCGGGACTTCCGCCCAGCTGCAGGCCAAAGAGGGCGCTTATGTCACCCTGCGGCTGCCCAGTGGCGAGATGCGCCTGGTCAGCCAGGAGTGCATGGCCACCATCGGCCAGGTCGGCAACACCGATCATGGCAATATCAAGCTGGGCAAGGCCGGGCGCAAGCGCTGGCTGGGCTGGCGGCCTACCGTACGCGGCTCCGCGATGGACCCCAACAGCCACCCGCATGGCGGCGGCGAGGGCCGTTCGCCTGTCGGTATGCCCGGGCCGAAGACCCCCTGGGGCAAGCCCGCTCGCGGCGCCAAGACCCGCCGCAACAAGGCGACCGACAAGTACATCGTCCGGCGGCGTGGGAGCAAGCGTCGGTAA
- the rplD gene encoding 50S ribosomal protein L4 — protein sequence MKVPVRNMAGKEVDTIELPADIFEAEINIDLMHQAYVRQMANARLGTHKAMTRGEVNRTKAKWYRQKGTGRARHGSRNAPIFVGGGKAHGPRPRKYTQAMPRKMRRAALRSALSALVRDDQLVVVDEFKLDEVKTRAARAALEALAGTGSSLVLLPGRDEVVERSVRNLPNARVLHASYLNIRDLFSHDKVIMPLGALDVIRSYLSVAQEG from the coding sequence ATGAAAGTTCCGGTGAGGAATATGGCTGGTAAAGAGGTGGATACCATCGAGCTACCGGCCGACATCTTTGAAGCAGAGATCAACATCGATCTGATGCACCAGGCGTATGTCCGCCAGATGGCGAACGCCCGCCTGGGCACTCACAAAGCCATGACGCGCGGCGAGGTCAACCGCACCAAGGCTAAGTGGTACCGGCAGAAGGGCACTGGCCGCGCACGCCATGGCAGCCGTAACGCACCGATCTTCGTCGGCGGCGGCAAGGCGCACGGCCCGCGCCCGCGCAAGTACACCCAGGCTATGCCGCGCAAGATGCGCCGGGCGGCCCTGCGCAGCGCCCTCAGCGCCTTGGTCCGCGACGATCAACTGGTGGTGGTAGACGAGTTCAAGCTGGACGAGGTCAAGACTCGTGCCGCCCGCGCGGCGCTGGAAGCGCTGGCCGGCACCGGCAGCAGCCTGGTGCTCCTGCCTGGCCGCGATGAGGTGGTGGAGCGCAGTGTGCGCAACCTGCCTAACGCCCGCGTGCTGCACGCCAGCTACCTGAATATCCGCGACCTGTTCAGCCATGACAAGGTCATTATGCCGCTCGGCGCGCTGGACGTGATCCGCTCGTACCTGAGCGTGGCGCAGGAGGGTTGA
- the rpsG gene encoding 30S ribosomal protein S7, translated as MPRRYRPPKREIAPDVRYGNVKVTMFINRLMRAGKKSVAQRIMYDALALVEARSKKDPVEVFEQALRNVTPAVEVKPRRVGGSTYQVPVEVPPHRAMSLAMRWILENSRKRGGRNMAEKLAGELLDAANNQGASIKKRDDTHRMAEANRAFAHYRW; from the coding sequence ATGCCCAGAAGGTATCGCCCCCCTAAGCGGGAAATCGCTCCTGACGTCCGTTATGGCAACGTCAAAGTCACGATGTTCATCAACCGCCTGATGAGGGCTGGCAAGAAGAGCGTCGCTCAGCGGATCATGTACGACGCGCTGGCCCTGGTCGAGGCCCGCAGCAAGAAGGACCCCGTCGAGGTCTTTGAGCAGGCGCTGCGCAATGTCACCCCGGCGGTTGAAGTCAAGCCGCGCCGTGTGGGCGGCTCCACCTATCAGGTCCCGGTGGAAGTTCCCCCGCACCGCGCCATGTCCCTGGCCATGCGCTGGATTCTGGAGAATTCGCGCAAGCGTGGTGGCCGTAACATGGCCGAGAAGCTGGCGGGTGAGTTGCTCGACGCGGCCAATAACCAGGGTGCCTCGATTAAGAAGCGCGACGACACCCATCGCATGGCGGAAGCCAACCGCGCTTTTGCGCACTATCGCTGGTAA
- the rplW gene encoding 50S ribosomal protein L23 has translation MHLYDVIVRPVVTEKTNAMASDHRQYTFEVDMRANKIQVKEAVELIFDVTVERVATMIMPAKRGLRGRRVYQRTKAWKKAVVTLAPGQSIDLFNL, from the coding sequence ATCCATCTCTACGACGTCATCGTGCGCCCTGTGGTCACGGAAAAGACCAACGCCATGGCCTCCGATCATCGCCAGTACACCTTTGAGGTGGACATGCGGGCCAACAAGATTCAGGTCAAAGAGGCTGTTGAGCTGATCTTTGATGTGACGGTGGAACGCGTGGCGACGATGATCATGCCGGCCAAGCGCGGCCTGCGCGGTCGCCGGGTCTACCAGCGCACCAAGGCCTGGAAGAAGGCAGTGGTCACGCTGGCCCCAGGGCAGAGCATTGACCTGTTCAATCTGTAA
- the rpsL gene encoding 30S ribosomal protein S12, with the protein MPTINQLIRKGREAKRKKSSAPALLYTFNSFSQRRKRRPKGAPQKRGVCTQVRTMTPKKPNSALRKIARVRLSNGIEVTAYIPGEGHGLQEHSVVLVRGGRVKDLPGVRYHIVRGTLDTDGVQNRQQGRSKYGAKRPK; encoded by the coding sequence ATGCCGACTATCAACCAGTTGATCCGCAAAGGCCGCGAGGCCAAGAGGAAAAAGAGCTCCGCGCCCGCCTTGTTGTATACCTTCAACTCGTTCTCGCAGCGGCGCAAGCGCCGGCCCAAGGGGGCGCCGCAGAAGCGTGGCGTCTGCACCCAGGTGCGTACGATGACCCCCAAGAAGCCGAACTCGGCGCTGCGCAAGATCGCCCGCGTTCGTCTCTCCAACGGGATCGAGGTCACGGCCTATATCCCGGGTGAGGGCCATGGCCTGCAGGAGCACAGCGTTGTGCTGGTGCGCGGTGGTCGTGTGAAGGACCTGCCCGGCGTGCGTTATCACATCGTGCGCGGCACGCTGGATACGGATGGCGTCCAGAATCGGCAGCAGGGCCGCAGCAAGTACGGCGCCAAGCGGCCGAAGTAA
- the fusA gene encoding elongation factor G yields the protein MAQKNDSKSLDLARVRNIGIIAHIDAGKTTTTERVLYYTGRVHRMGEVHDGAATTDYMEQERERGITITAAAVTAYWRDHQINLIDTPGHVDFTAEVQRSLRVLDGGVVVFDGVAGVEPQSETVWRQANEYHVPRICFINKFDRVGADFDRVVEMIRERLHAQPVPVQLPYGQGETFRGIVDLFDMKLVTYGDDLGTQIERVDIPADFLAEAQAARARMIETIVESDDTLMEKYLLEETIDNDELRAALRKATIANKLQPILVGSALKNRGVQLLLDAVVDYLPSPLDIPPIQGIDPRTEQPVIRHASDNEPLSALVFKIITDPFVGRLAFFRVYSGVLRAGSSVQNTSKGKKERIGRVVRMFADRREDVEEVHAGDIAATLGLKDTFTGETLSDADAPILLESITFPEPVISVAIEPKTKADQDKMAEALRKLAEEDPTFVVKVDEAVGQTLIHGMGELHLEVLVDRMLREFKVGARVGKPRVAYRETITRPVRAEGRFVRQTGGSGQYGHVVVEFEPLPEDSTENFVFENKIVGGTIPKEYIQPVKRGIEEAMTGGVLAGYPVTRIKATLVDGSYHEVDSSEIAFKIAGSLALKEGVQRGAPILLEPVMRVEVVVPEEFTGDIMGDLSARRGTITGMEPRGNGFSSIKALVPIGEMFGYATVIRNQTQGRGNFTMEFARYAPTPQHITDEIVKGGKR from the coding sequence GTGGCTCAGAAGAACGACAGCAAGTCCCTAGACCTCGCCAGAGTGCGCAACATCGGCATCATCGCGCACATCGACGCGGGCAAAACAACTACCACCGAGCGGGTGCTCTACTACACCGGTCGGGTGCACCGCATGGGCGAGGTTCATGACGGCGCTGCCACCACCGATTATATGGAGCAGGAACGCGAGCGCGGGATCACCATCACCGCCGCTGCGGTTACTGCTTACTGGCGCGATCACCAGATCAACCTGATCGACACGCCCGGCCATGTGGACTTCACCGCCGAGGTGCAGCGCAGCCTGCGCGTGCTCGATGGCGGGGTGGTGGTCTTTGATGGCGTCGCCGGGGTTGAGCCGCAGTCAGAGACCGTCTGGCGGCAGGCCAACGAGTACCACGTCCCGCGCATCTGCTTCATCAATAAGTTCGATCGCGTCGGTGCTGACTTCGATCGCGTGGTCGAGATGATCCGCGAGCGCCTGCATGCCCAACCGGTGCCTGTCCAGCTCCCCTACGGCCAGGGTGAAACCTTCCGCGGAATCGTCGACCTGTTCGACATGAAGCTGGTCACCTACGGCGATGACCTGGGCACCCAGATTGAGCGCGTGGATATCCCCGCCGACTTCCTGGCCGAGGCGCAAGCCGCCCGCGCCCGGATGATCGAGACCATCGTTGAAAGCGACGACACCCTCATGGAGAAGTACCTCCTGGAGGAGACGATCGACAACGATGAACTGCGGGCTGCCCTGCGCAAGGCTACGATTGCCAATAAGCTTCAGCCCATCCTGGTTGGTTCCGCCCTCAAGAACCGCGGCGTGCAGCTCCTGTTGGATGCGGTGGTCGATTACCTGCCTTCCCCGCTGGATATCCCGCCCATTCAGGGCATCGATCCACGCACGGAGCAGCCGGTCATCCGCCATGCCAGCGATAATGAGCCGCTCAGCGCCCTGGTCTTCAAGATCATCACCGATCCTTTTGTGGGGCGGCTGGCCTTCTTCCGGGTTTACTCCGGCGTGTTGCGTGCTGGCAGCAGCGTGCAGAACACGTCCAAGGGCAAGAAGGAACGCATCGGGCGGGTCGTGCGCATGTTCGCCGACCGCCGGGAAGATGTGGAGGAGGTTCACGCCGGCGATATCGCCGCTACGCTGGGCCTCAAGGATACCTTCACCGGCGAGACGCTTTCCGACGCTGACGCCCCGATCCTGCTGGAGTCGATCACCTTCCCTGAACCGGTGATCTCGGTGGCAATCGAACCGAAGACCAAGGCCGACCAGGACAAGATGGCCGAGGCCCTGCGTAAGCTGGCTGAAGAAGACCCAACCTTTGTCGTCAAGGTGGATGAAGCCGTCGGCCAGACGCTGATCCACGGCATGGGCGAGCTGCACCTGGAGGTGCTGGTAGACCGCATGCTGCGCGAATTCAAGGTTGGGGCGCGGGTGGGCAAGCCGCGCGTGGCTTACCGCGAGACGATCACCCGACCCGTCCGGGCGGAAGGGCGCTTTGTGCGCCAGACCGGCGGCTCCGGTCAGTACGGCCATGTCGTTGTGGAATTCGAGCCGCTGCCGGAGGACTCGACGGAGAACTTTGTGTTCGAAAACAAGATCGTTGGCGGCACCATCCCCAAGGAGTACATCCAGCCGGTGAAGCGGGGCATTGAGGAAGCTATGACCGGTGGTGTGCTGGCCGGTTATCCGGTTACCCGCATCAAGGCAACCCTGGTGGATGGTAGCTACCACGAGGTGGACTCTTCGGAAATCGCCTTCAAGATCGCCGGTTCGCTGGCGCTCAAGGAAGGTGTCCAGCGAGGAGCGCCGATCTTGTTGGAGCCGGTGATGCGGGTGGAAGTGGTCGTACCTGAGGAATTCACCGGCGATATCATGGGCGACCTGTCGGCGCGGCGCGGCACGATCACCGGCATGGAACCGCGTGGCAATGGCTTCTCCTCGATCAAGGCCCTGGTGCCGATCGGCGAGATGTTCGGGTATGCCACCGTCATCCGCAACCAGACCCAGGGGCGTGGCAACTTCACCATGGAGTTCGCGCGTTACGCGCCGACGCCCCAGCATATCACCGATGAGATAGTCAAAGGCGGGAAGCGTTAG
- a CDS encoding glycosyltransferase family 4 protein, giving the protein MAQPHRPTRVMRIIARLNIGGPAIHVSLLTAKLSPPEFESMLVCGNIGPDEGDMSYYARELGVTPVVIPALGRELHPLRDLATLWTLYRLIRRWHPDVVHTHTAKAGFVGRVAAWLAGVPVIVHTFHGHVLHGYFGPARTRLFLLLERLTGRMTDAIITLTDSLRDELADVYCVAPREKFRVLGLGLDLAPFAATPRRSGAFRAAWDLPADAPLVGIVGRLVPIKNHALFVDAAAQVRQAVPEARFVIVGDGETRAAVEAQIARLGLSDAVTFTGWQRDLAPVYSDLDALVISSNNEGTPVAVIEALTGGCPVVATAVGGVPALLEDGVLGALVPPGDAAALASAIVATLRTPPDTQRAQAIMLERYSIDRLARDLAALYHDLLARR; this is encoded by the coding sequence ATGGCCCAACCGCACCGCCCGACCCGCGTCATGCGCATCATCGCCCGGCTGAACATCGGCGGCCCGGCGATCCACGTCTCGCTGCTGACGGCAAAGCTCAGCCCACCGGAGTTCGAGAGCATGCTCGTCTGCGGCAACATCGGCCCGGATGAGGGCGACATGTCCTACTACGCCCGGGAACTGGGGGTGACGCCGGTGGTCATCCCGGCGCTGGGCCGGGAACTGCATCCCCTGCGCGATCTGGCCACGCTCTGGACGCTCTACCGCCTGATCCGCCGCTGGCACCCGGACGTAGTGCACACCCATACAGCCAAGGCCGGTTTTGTAGGGCGGGTAGCGGCCTGGCTGGCAGGCGTGCCGGTCATCGTCCACACCTTTCACGGGCATGTTCTACACGGCTACTTTGGCCCGGCCCGAACGCGCCTGTTCCTGCTGCTGGAACGCCTGACCGGGCGGATGACCGACGCGATCATCACCCTGACCGACAGCCTGCGTGACGAACTGGCGGATGTCTACTGTGTGGCGCCGCGCGAGAAATTCCGCGTGCTGGGGCTGGGGCTGGACCTGGCGCCTTTCGCCGCGACGCCGCGCCGATCCGGGGCCTTCCGGGCGGCCTGGGACCTCCCGGCGGATGCGCCGCTGGTGGGAATCGTGGGGCGACTCGTGCCGATCAAGAACCACGCCCTGTTTGTTGACGCGGCGGCGCAGGTGCGGCAGGCCGTGCCGGAGGCACGCTTCGTGATTGTGGGCGATGGGGAAACGCGGGCGGCGGTCGAGGCGCAGATCGCCCGCCTGGGTCTGAGTGACGCCGTCACCTTTACCGGCTGGCAACGCGACCTGGCCCCGGTCTACAGCGACCTGGACGCGCTGGTAATCAGCAGCAACAATGAGGGGACTCCGGTGGCCGTGATCGAAGCGCTGACTGGAGGCTGCCCGGTTGTAGCGACGGCGGTCGGGGGCGTGCCGGCCCTGTTGGAAGACGGTGTGCTGGGGGCGCTGGTGCCGCCGGGGGATGCTGCTGCGCTGGCCTCAGCGATCGTGGCTACCCTGCGCACCCCCCCGGACACGCAGCGGGCACAGGCGATCATGCTGGAACGCTACAGCATCGACCGGCTGGCCCGTGACCTGGCGGCACTGTACCACGATCTGCTGGCCCGGCGCTGA
- a CDS encoding GNAT family N-acetyltransferase: MTMHAALSQTKRSSGLRRVNLERDLRAIAALIEEAFRDEMDAGGRATISELRGLSRLGPLLRVAALADRMLRGIGQGFVWEQDGQIVGNVTLIPADYPPELGRTIIIANVAVAPAYRRRGIARQLMLAALESIRAGGATAAILEVDAANTGAQRLYAGLGFRTLRTWHAWRRSSEAPLPPRLPDSPPITRRPEGLWRAEYAMATRAFPPELGGLGWQRPLHPREFHRTPAGRLAEFLTGSATERWIVREGERVRGSLWARTSFASGVIQLTLIVPPEEKGRLEEPLLNYGVRQLAPIERALTCEHPADDEHATEALRRCGFGIRRTLTHMRLDF, translated from the coding sequence CGATCTACGGGCCATTGCCGCCCTGATCGAGGAAGCCTTCAGAGATGAAATGGACGCCGGGGGCCGGGCGACGATCAGCGAACTGCGCGGTCTCAGCCGCCTGGGGCCGCTGTTACGGGTGGCCGCGCTGGCCGACCGGATGTTGCGTGGGATCGGCCAGGGGTTTGTCTGGGAACAGGACGGGCAGATCGTCGGTAATGTGACGCTGATCCCGGCGGATTACCCGCCGGAGCTGGGCCGCACGATCATCATCGCCAATGTCGCCGTTGCCCCGGCCTACCGGCGGCGGGGCATCGCCCGCCAGTTGATGCTGGCAGCGCTGGAGAGCATTCGAGCGGGTGGCGCTACGGCGGCCATCCTGGAAGTGGATGCCGCCAATACCGGCGCTCAGCGGCTGTACGCTGGGCTGGGCTTCCGTACCCTGCGCACCTGGCATGCCTGGCGGCGCAGTAGCGAAGCGCCTCTGCCGCCACGCCTGCCCGACAGCCCGCCGATCACCCGTCGCCCGGAAGGGTTGTGGCGGGCGGAGTATGCCATGGCTACCCGCGCCTTTCCGCCGGAGCTGGGCGGTCTGGGCTGGCAGCGTCCGTTGCACCCGCGGGAGTTTCACCGTACCCCGGCGGGCCGGCTGGCCGAATTTCTGACCGGCTCCGCCACAGAACGCTGGATCGTCCGCGAGGGAGAGCGCGTGCGGGGAAGCCTGTGGGCCAGGACGTCTTTCGCCAGCGGTGTGATCCAGCTCACGTTGATCGTCCCGCCGGAGGAAAAGGGTCGCCTGGAGGAGCCATTACTGAACTACGGGGTGCGGCAACTGGCGCCGATCGAGCGTGCGCTGACCTGCGAGCACCCCGCTGATGATGAGCACGCTACCGAGGCGCTACGGCGCTGCGGCTTCGGCATTCGCCGGACGCTCACCCATATGCGTCTGGACTTCTAG
- the rplC gene encoding 50S ribosomal protein L3, which produces MKGIIGRKMGMTQIFDSSGTVIPVTVIQAGPCYVTQIRTADHDGYTAVQLGFEETKPSRLTRGQLGHLKRNNLPALKYLREFRIRNGEAGVKEGQKITVGNTFIVGDRVDIVGTSKGRGFAGTVKRHGFNRQPKTHGQSDRERAPGSSSSTTTPGRVFKGTRRAGHMGSQRVTAQNLEVMVVDDEHNLLAVRGSVPGAKGGVVVIKPARAHKSRR; this is translated from the coding sequence ATGAAGGGCATCATTGGCAGAAAAATGGGGATGACCCAAATCTTTGACAGCAGCGGAACGGTAATCCCCGTGACCGTCATTCAGGCGGGGCCTTGCTATGTCACCCAGATCCGCACGGCGGATCACGATGGGTATACCGCCGTTCAGCTGGGCTTTGAGGAAACCAAGCCCTCCCGCCTGACCCGGGGTCAGCTTGGCCACCTCAAGCGCAACAATCTCCCTGCGCTCAAGTACCTGCGCGAGTTCCGGATCCGGAACGGGGAGGCTGGCGTGAAGGAAGGCCAGAAGATCACGGTGGGGAACACGTTTATCGTTGGCGACCGGGTGGACATTGTCGGCACCAGCAAGGGCCGCGGGTTCGCCGGGACGGTCAAGCGGCATGGCTTCAACCGCCAGCCGAAGACACATGGCCAGTCGGACCGTGAGCGCGCGCCTGGCTCAAGCAGCTCAACCACGACACCGGGCCGCGTCTTCAAGGGCACGCGCCGGGCTGGCCATATGGGCAGCCAGCGTGTCACGGCCCAGAACCTTGAGGTGATGGTCGTTGACGACGAGCACAACCTGCTGGCGGTCCGGGGATCGGTCCCCGGCGCCAAAGGCGGCGTGGTGGTGATCAAGCCTGCCCGCGCACACAAGAGCCGCCGGTAG
- the rpsS gene encoding 30S ribosomal protein S19, whose amino-acid sequence MSRSLKKGPFIDPKLLRRIEEMNEKGEKRVLRTWSRASTIFPQMVGHTVAVHDGRRHVPIYITENMVGHKLGEFAPTRLFRGHEAEKKKKR is encoded by the coding sequence ATGTCGCGTTCACTCAAGAAGGGGCCGTTCATTGACCCCAAGCTGCTGAGGCGTATCGAGGAGATGAACGAGAAGGGCGAAAAGCGTGTCCTGCGCACCTGGAGTCGCGCCAGCACGATCTTCCCCCAGATGGTCGGCCACACCGTGGCGGTTCATGATGGCCGCCGCCATGTCCCGATCTACATCACCGAGAACATGGTCGGCCACAAGCTGGGCGAGTTCGCCCCCACCCGTTTGTTCCGCGGCCATGAGGCTGAGAAGAAGAAGAAACGGTAA